The genomic DNA AatctgggaggaggaggaagggaattGGTCCACTGGGACCAATTCCTGCACACCAGTTATTGGGTGTGCAGGAATGTTTTTACAACACAAGCTTCCAAAACTGATAACACGAGGTGTTTAAATGTCATGGAAAGTATGATGGACAAAAGGGTAATTTATAGTCtgcttgaggttttttttccatattccaCGAGCCACAGCGGATTTTGGCAAAGCAAGAATTATCTGTATTCTTGCCAAAAGTCTTTAAAGAACTCATCCTAAACTAGTGTCAACTGTGAGAAGTGCTATCTGCCCTGGACACTGCTGACAGGCAGCAGACGAGATCACAGTAGCACAGTAGCCCTCAGAGTCAAACATAGAGCTGGCAGGGTCAGGAGCCTGGTGGAGGGGGACCCAAACGAGTTATGCAGCACAGGTTTTGGCATTCCAAATCCAAACTTGCTTTCAAAGATAGTAAGATTGAAAATATAGAATAACAATTTTCATGCAGGTGCTTCATAATTTTGACCGCTTTTATTTGGtgttgtttccttctctttggaTTACTGCAGGTTATGCAGATGAGGCTGGCAGAGCAATACTTCATTactatgattctacaattttcTTCCaactcttcctcctcctccttatGAATTCATCTGTAAAAGATCATTGTTTTATGGAATAGCTTCTGTCTTAGTTTATGGCTAGGAGAAGAACTCAGCTGCTAAGCATGATTGACCAGGAATGAGGTGCTGCATCTGTGTGCATTCTTGCCCTTGCCACTCATGTACACTATGAGTGAGAGGTTAGCTGCAGAACTTGTTACACAAGTATTTGAAGGAAGATCTTGACCAGTCTGTGCAGCAACCTACGTTCCCGGGGGTAAACTGCTGGGAGACGTGTTCACCTAACAGCATTTCACAGGCAAGCTTGTGCTCAGGTTGCTTCCCATACCACCACGTTGCATTTTCGGCTGCATAGGTTGGAGGACAATGTGCTACACTGTAAGCAAGCTGCAATCCCTGCATCCTTCTCTAGAGGGAGCAGGCTCTAACGTTAAATGGTGATGTTTTAGCAGAACGTTAGGCATGATGCCAGTGTACCTTCGTGTCTTCCAACAGGTGGGCTGCTAGGAGTATAACTACTATTCAAAGCCTCAACATAACTCATATCCTTAACGCAGCGGATGGGCCATATAGCATCAACACAGGAGCCAAATATTACAAAGATCTGCAAATAGAGTACTTCGGAATAGAAGCATTTGATGATCCTTCCTTTGATTTAAGTATCTTCTTCTACGATGCTGCCAATTTCATAGGCAAAGCCTTAAACACTTCAGGAGGTAAGAGGGAGGCACCGAGAAGCTCTGGGAAGAAGTTTCAGCATGAGCCAAACGGCTTCTCAATGCACTAGCAGCAAAGCTCAGGCTGAGCATAGCATTTGAGGACATGGGCATGGAGGAGGGCAGAGAGGCTGGGAGGCTGCTCCAGGCATGGCAGGGACCAGGCTGTGACTGGGCCTTAGTGCAGGGGGCAACACCAGGAGTGGAGCATGAGGGCAAGACTATAGCAACACCAGGCGTGGAGCATGAGGGCAAGACTACTGCAGGGCTTTTACCCTGCAGGAATTGCCTCCTGGCACAGTCTGAGGGCCTGCCCTTGCATCTCAGACAGGCTCCAGCCTGGGGATGCATGGTCTGAGTGGCatgacagctctgctctcccacTCCCTGCTGGCACTTGCAAGTGCTGGCTGAAACGCTTCATGTGCCTAAATGCTTCACAACTGGAACCTGGGCCGGGTGTCCATTAAAGCTAGAGAAGCAGCACAAGTTAATGAACTAAGTCAAAAGCTATGAGTCTGACCCGCAGCCTGCTGAATTTTTGTCAGCAGAGTTTGGATTATGGCCTAGTTATCATAATTTCCATTTGTTCCAGAGTTTGCTCTGACTCCGACTGGCTGCGAGATCTTACTGCTTTGACTCGAAGTGCTTTATTAAATCCCTAGTTATAGCTCACACTGGGCTGCTGAGACACAGTAAATTATGAGACCGTTTTTACAGTCAGACTGTCCTACAGAGTTTATGGAACTTGTCAATGATCACAGTCAGGGCTGGGCCAAAGTTTTCTGCCAAAACCgtttcttttttccacagaaaattaCACTAATGAGTTTTGTCACAGAAAGCTTCTCCTTCAACAGAACATTTCAGCTATTTTAATCTGGAAACAAATACCTGAGAACTGACAAGGCTTGGGTCAGAACAGAGAATCCCGCCTAGGTTTTTCTGCCCTACTGTCCTGCATGGTGAGAGTTTTCCTATAGCATAATGGCCAGCAGATCCCCAGAGATCTGGGCTTCATCAGCTGCAAAAGCATCCTGGAGCTACACAGCAGTCTTCATTTAAGTTGGAAAcaattttttgaaaaatattctagTTTTTGAAATTTAGTCTCCTACCTCAAACCAACCAACCCAATTTCCACAGCACTCTTTCCAcgttacatgaaaaaaaaaacctccaccATGCAATAGCTTCTGTCAGGGAAGGGCATTCATAATGTTCAATTTACAAAATTCAGTGCTTAGGTTCCTTCTCTCTAGAGCTAATAGAGCTTTAAGATAAGTTATGttaactgcattttcagatAAGCTATGTTAACTGCGCTTTCTTTGATAACTATTGAGGCCCAAGCTAGATGCGTGTGCTCAGTATGAAGCACCACCTTGCCTGAGATCTACAGCACAATCTCAGGCTGTTCAAGAATAAATGAGTATGCGCCAATCATCCTGGCTGTTCTGCCAGCTTGTTAGTATTTGTCCTCCCTGCATTcctttcacttcagaaatgccTTAGCCTGCTCACCTTGctgcatctcttccttttgCAGGTAAAGTTTTTGTTCACTGTGCCATGGGGGTAAGCCGCTCTGCAACATTAGTGCTTGCCTTTTTGATGATCCATGAAAACATGACGCTCGTGGATGCTCTGAAAACGGTGGGTTCTCACAGAGACATCTGCCCAAACACAGGGTTTCTCAGCCAGCTGCGAGAACTGGACATTAAATTAAGcgaagagaggaaaagaaccAGAGAACCTGCTAGCAAAGCATTGTAAAACAGTATCACGAAAAAAGAGAGGACAAAACATGACTTGAATTTCCTGGATCTCTTTGAAATGAATTGCATTTGCAAACTAAGGATATAAGTTTAAGATGCTCTAGATTGTATGTTGttactaaaaatacattttacctGACCTTCCCGTTTTGCAAAGCCACCTTAGCTTACACTTACTGTTGGCTGTATATTATATCCTTCCCTCTCCACCTTAAAACATTGCTCTctgttggttaaaaaaaaaaaaaaggatatcaGATTCCACTTCAGAAAtagctgcatttcagcaacgAGTGAAGCTCATATCACTTTATGAAGTGTTAGGCCATTTGAGGTGAAAGATGCTGTATTATTTATGCTACAATAATGCTTAGAAGTTTTCTTACGAATCAGCTGCCCCCCTTCCCCTTAGCTCTCTGTATCCAAAATGGTTTGTATTTTGAAACCCGAATCTGACTCTGGTTAGTTCTTGCTTTTACAATTGGTGGAGCCTGTGAGCTGGGGGGTAAAGGGGCTGCTtagaggcagagcagctgggataCAGCACAAGCCACTCACAGAAACAGCTCCAAGTCTACATCGATTTCCTGTTGCTTGTTCATCAgattggtttgattttttttcctgacgAAAATATCTTTCTTCAAGAGGGCACTTAAATATTGTTCCCCTTCTTTAAGAAAATTCATCCAGGACATGCTGTGTAACGTGCTTTTGAAAAGGAAGGTGGGTTCCCAGCTGAGGCTCCCAATAGCCACATGAGCAGTGGGAGTGGGAGCACGAAGGCATTTGACAACAAAGCTCAATGGATCCCAAGTCTCTCTGGCAGTTCAACATTACAAAACTCatgattttcttcctcaaaaataAGGCCATTAGCATTGCAACATCTTGTTCTGGGGCATTTGCTTTTATGAGAAGACTCAAGTGAAAACTGAAGGGAGACAGGAATGGCAAGGGAAGTGCTGACAGACATCAGACTTTCATCTCTGTGTCTCTGGGCCACCAGAGCAGCACTCAATAGCTACTGTCATCTGATGGATCAGTGCTGCCTGGAAACTATGAGAGCCACATCTGGATCTCGGCTCCCAGCGGACAAACACTCGCAGCACAAAGCCAGCTTGGGGATGGCAGCTGTTTGCATTCCTGCTACCACACTCTGGAATGCAGAGGCATGGATGCTGCCCACTGTGGCGAACCAGCTGctcaaaagcagcaaagcaacaaGGAAAAACACGCCTTGCCATTCCCAATGCTGTTTGTAAGGCAGATTCCTGTCTCCATGAAGGGCAAGGGCTACTCAGCACCTTTTATAATTGTCTTTGGCCATATCTACATCTGCTATGTAGACTGGGAGCAAGAGCTTGGAGCAAGGTGCTGAGGCCTTGTCTCACAGTGTGAGTACAGGGGGCTTTAGTTCCCTGCGTAAAGAAACctgcccatgggctgcagggctgctctgcaaggCAGCACACGCACAGCACATGGTCGTCTGAAAAGCCCGTTTTAGACCCAAATCAAAGGCAATATGCACACCTTCATTACCAATTACCttagaatggggaaaaaaaaaaaaaaagaaagaaagaaagaaaggaataaaaagctTCAATTTGCAGGACGAGcagtaaaataaagtaaaatgaaataaagtaaaatatggAAACAGATCAGGACGCCCCAGGAACAAGAGCCTCCTCGGCCCAGCTCCCGTCCGCACGCACGCCCCAGCGGCGCAGCACATCACGGCCGTGCCCGCGCTGCCCCCCGCAGCCACCAGGTGGCGGCCTCGGCGTGGCGTAGCGTTGCTCGCCAGCGGGCGGTACGCGGCCGCCCCCGTCTGCAGGCAGGCGGGCACCGAGCCCCGGCCCCTGCCCGTCCGCTTTGTTCCGGAGGGGGCGGTTTTCACCGGTGGGTGAAAACCCGGGGCCGAAGTAGCGGCCGTGCTGCAGGCGCCCTGCCCTGCGTGGGAGGCCCGGGCGCGACCCACGCGCAGGAAAACCTCGCGGTCGCgctgccctgcctgccctgcactGCCAACAGGCAGCGTTCGGCTCTGCCCGCTCATTGCCTCCCTCCGGCTGATGCTTGTGGGTCCAAAGAGGGTGGGGGATGATGGTTTATAATTaacacaattaaaaatagaCTTTGAATAAACCAAAGGCGGAGAGGCTGCTTGTGACTGTTACGGTAGAAGGAAAGCTAAGGGCACTGCTCATACAAAGGTAAGCTGAGGCACGGCCGCCCAGGAGCTTCGACCACCAGGCAAGTACCTTGAGCTTGTTTGCCAGCTTGCCAGCCTGCCACACACCCAGCAGCACGCCTCGGGCCTCGGCCCCACCACCAGCGAGCAGGGACAGGGGTGGGGTGAGACCGGGTCACTGCTGCTGGCCTTACACCCTGGGGTTTGTGACATGCTGGGAGGCTGTCCTGCTGGAGGCCCAGCATGAGAAACCAACACCAAGTGAGATGCTTAAatgcagggctttttttttttttaaacaccgGTCCGGCTTGTATTTAAATTTCTTGAAGATCTATCTAATAGCCATGAAGCACTGTAGATGGATTTCCTAATGCTGTGCAGCTGATATCCACAAGAGTCTTCCTTGGGAAAGGGGTAACTGGCCAACTGGCTGCCCTGGAGAAAATGTGGAACAGGCTATGAAGAAAGTGCTGTgctattcagaaacaaaacatgaggggggaaaaaaagaaagattaataaGTTTtttgggaggggagggaagaggggacttttttcttattattttttatatactCTTTATCATTTGGGGCTTCTATGAATTATTTGTAACTAGGATAGAATTTTGaggcagaaattttttttttttttttaatatcaacaGCCTTCCTCTGAACACTTTTATTGAGGAAATATGTCTGTATGGCTATGGCAGCCATCAGGATTCCTGGAGTGAAAGAGTACAGAAGAGAAGACTGGGTTAAATTAATTCCTGCTAAATACCTACCAGCAGACTTGCTGTCTATATGGGGAGCTGCAGACAGAATTGTACCAGGGTAGAAAGGATACTGTGTCTATTTATAACTCTGCCTTCAACACCATAGGAATTCAAAGGAAAACTCCAACTCAGCACACAGTCTTCTCATCATCTGCTTCTGTCAAGATTAAATCGGGGCTGAGATCATTCTCTTCCTCTGCAAATCTCTGcaaggaaggatctcttcctttctgcctgCAAAGGACTGCTGTGGTACAAATCACATCAAAGCTCATGTGCTCAGGGAGCCCTCACCCAGCTGAATGCTACCTCCTCCTTTGCAGTAGCCAGAGCAGGTCACAAGACCCCACAGCAGGTTAGCAGTGAGGAACAAAGGTATTTTACCTGCTTCACAGCCCTGCACCCCACTCTGTCCTTGACCTTTCTTTGCACAGCCCCTCTGGGGCAAACGGGAGTAGCAGAGCTCCCACGTGCTCCCAGTGCTTGCTgacagggatggggaaaggAACAGGGCCTTGGCATAGGGTCATCACACTCACTGATCCTGTCACTGAGACAAGACCATTACCCATGGGGGCATGAGCCTGTCCTGCCACTGCAGAGCCACCCATCCTGGGAAGGATTGAGCTCCGTTAGATGTGTGGGGCACCTATCCCTCAGGAGAGATTATCCCTGATGATAGGAGCACAAATGAAAGCAGCCTTGAAAAAGGCATTTGCAAAAACCTGACCACCACTCTAAAAATAAGGCAGGCTCCTGGAGTTTTTCAGCTCCACTCTTTTTTAGCATCATGGTGTCTCAGATCTTTCCTTCTCATCTTCCACCTTCCAGTTTTCTCTTTAATAAGAACTGCTCTTTCGTTCTTCTCAAAGAGCTATCTACTCCGTTCTCTCGCTGTTCCTCTTTTGTAATTCTGTTATCAAGCTGTCTGCTAGGTGGGGAGCAGAAGGTGCAGGACGTGGTGCTGCCTTTGAGGTACAGGTAATTATGATGTGCATCTGTTATTGTGGTTGCTGCCTCAACAGGTGGAAAACATGCTGTTCCCTGATAGATTGCAGCACTCTGTGCTCCTACCTCGTCTTTTCTCTAAAGCCAGTCATGTGGTGTTCCTAAAATAATAAACACAGACTTACTGCTGCCACAAAAACCCCtggtaaatatatttttatgggAATGAAATATTAAAGGATTTGAACAGTTattcactgaaagcaaaatatgaGCAGTAAGGTTGGGTAAAGATTCAAAGACTGGTTTGCTTCCTCTCCCTGGGGCACATCAAGGCTCTACTGCTTACAGTTTAGAGATGGATAGTGGGGAATTACTTAACCCAGAATGATGGAAACAATTCAGACTATAATAATATAGCACGAGAGTTTCTCACATTACATCTATTCCCCATACTGCTGGCTATATTCTGGCTTCAGATTCACGTGCACAACTCTCATCGGATTCTGGAGGAACTGTATTTGAAgccaaaatgcatttcattgtCTTTCTTAAATCTCTCTATGGTATAGTTGCTAAATCCTGAGCTCAAGGACTGGGGACAAAGCTTGTCTAAATGTTTCCCAGTGTCATTCTCTGAAAGAttcccatctgctctgcttcattttgaatttcatcTTCCTACTTTCctaaaaacacaaagcagaaacgcacatttcctctgctctggtgagCAGGAATCACCAAATTTCCCAGCAGGTTCTCTCACAACATACAATGGATCCAAGTGTGTCTAAAAAAGCTACAAACCCTTTGTGTAGCAGTAAGGGAGGAGATCAGAAATGTGGGCCAAGTTTCAGAGTGTTATGAACACCTCCCAGCCCCCAAAGGGGCTCCATATCCTGTTTCCTCTCTCCCAAAAATTTCACCTGGCTTTGGGTTTCATTAAGAGAAATATACATTTCTCAAGCCCAGGCTTGAAGTCTTTGGTTCATGCTTCCTGCTGACACTGCAGAGACTGCAAGAGCCACAAAAGCTGAGTCTGACCTGGGGGCTTCAAATTTACTACAATAGCAGAGCAAATTAAATAGAGAGCACATTAAGTGGGTTGGGAGATTGCTGTTGACCAACAAATCTTCATTAAGTTCCCGCACCAAGCTGTGCTACGATTCTGATGAAACTGATTATTGCATCTCCATCATTTCAACTATTTCTCCACCAGgtttaaaacaaattcaaacTTATTTTAGGTCTAATTAGAGATAAAATGTGACATTAAGCCACCTTGCCCCATGCACTCTTCCAGTTTAGAGATGTTGGTACGTCATTCAAGCAGGccaaattcctctttttttcacCATCAGATATTTACTGCCTTGGTTTTTGCTAGGCCTTTTATTAACATCAGTGCTTCATGGTGACTCTGTCCACTGTGATATGGTGACTTTCTGAGTTACTGGCTTGCATTACCGAAGGCGAGGTCTGAGATAGCTCCTGGCACTGCTCTCCAAACCTTTCAGCTGAGCTCCCTTTGAGATGCACTGGCACAAACCCCAAAGAGAACACTTGACTCACATCTCCCACAGCAAAACCCAAACCTGGATAACAGCAGCTTTGACAGGATTAAAGCAAAGTCCTTTTCTGGCCTTCAGGGCTAAAGGGAAGCTACCATAGCAGGGGCATCGGATACCTTTCCGGCAGGCCACTACCAAAAAGACAGCTCCATGGTTAAAACTCAGGTGCCAAGCTGTTCTGCTATATGGACTCTAAAAACGTGCCACCCAATTTAGGCTAAGCATAGAGAGGTTTGATGGAAAGGTGCAGCAGAAAGTAAGGGAAATTAAACAGCGGTGCTGAGAGTTATATAGTCTCAGCATATGGAATATTCATCACAGGCTATCCTTGCCCTAAGGTAAGATGAGAAACAATTACTCAATATTTGTCTTCTAAAGGTaagggaagaaacagaaaggcaCATGCAG from Lagopus muta isolate bLagMut1 chromosome 5, bLagMut1 primary, whole genome shotgun sequence includes the following:
- the LOC125693519 gene encoding dual specificity protein phosphatase 13-like, yielding MLHTRDNSFPSSSAGVPASYETPALADLQRLIWFRGGSDNHVDQVWPNIYLGDAWAARSITTIQSLNITHILNAADGPYSINTGAKYYKDLQIEYFGIEAFDDPSFDLSIFFYDAANFIGKALNTSGGKVFVHCAMGVSRSATLVLAFLMIHENMTLVDALKTVGSHRDICPNTGFLSQLRELDIKLSEERKRTREPASKAL